The Streptomyces kanamyceticus genome window below encodes:
- a CDS encoding amino acid adenylation domain-containing protein, with protein MWFLNRLEETVPGAAAAYNLPLVLRISGDLDVAALEAALGDVADRHESLRTVFPDVDGVPYQRVLDGDAGRPPLTVVRAADDQVADMLAEQLADGFDLRGDLPWRAWLLTVAPGESVLSLVAHHVAADGWSMGVLARDLEAAYAARCEGGHTSSLAPLSVQYADYALWQREVLGDPDDPDSVVSGQLDYWRDALADAPQELTLPADRARPALPSFRGHMVPVGADAETHARLVDVAGQGRATMFMVVHAAVCVLLSRLGAGEDIVLGTPAAGRGDAALEELAGFFVNTLVLRTDLGGDPTFVELVERARAADLAAYAHQDIPFERLVDELSSSRSLSRNPLFQVMLALQNVPEVEWELPGVSVRPEPLPPELAARFDLTLSFVERRDERGTPAGLDGEIMYATDLFDEGTARALAERLAHVLQQVAADPELRLSEIDVLTSAERSQLLGHWNDTTTAEPAALAPELFGEQAERAPGAVALVSGTDEALVSGEQALSYGELASDAGRLARHLIGVGVGPERRVAVVGERSVALVVSLLAVSMAGGVYVPVDAGYPPERIAYVLGDAAPDVVLCTEATRGAVPAGFTGRIVVMDDPAVADALARCAGGPVGDAERLAPLRADHAAYVIYTSGSTGAPKGVTVSHGGLRNLVAENVQRYEVGADSSVLQLVSPGFDVSMADIWPTLCAGGRLVLAPARLDVTGAELGGLIRERRVTHAAIPPAFLSQMLAEELPELRVLITGGEAMPVEVRRRWSTGRTMFNQYGVTESTVISTVGVISDIDSAPSIGRPIANTQVYVLDAALRPVPVGVAGELYVAGAGLARGYLRRAGLSAQRFVACPFGPGERMYRTGDVVRWTGGGELVFAGRADEQIKIHGHRIEPGEVEAALAGCPGVRQAAVLVREDRPGERRLIGYAAADADSVDGRTVRAHAAGVLPEYMVPAAVVVLDTLPRTANGKVDRAALPAPDFAERVAGRAPRTAAEDVLCTLFAEMLGLARVGADDSFFELGGDSISSMQLVSRARRMGLVVTPRQVFEEKTPERLAEVAEVAEDTAVADGEGVGEVPWTPVMRAFGERVAAPGFTQWMTVRAPAGLGLDVLSAGLAAVLDAHDMLRARTVPGEPKLIVGERGSVDAAGLVSRVDAAAEAGFPGAGVGADAAFTDAALDEIAGRAAREAAGSLDPESGVLVRAVWVDAGPGRTGRIALVVHHLVVDGVSWRILVPDLRAACEAVAEGREPGLDPVGTPFRRWAELLAAEATAESRIAELTDWLTLLGRHQRPLGRHPLDRAVDAAHTLRRRSWVVPSHQAATLVGRTPAAFHCGVDDVLLAALAGAVAHWRPGTGTGLLVTVEGHGRQPLGDTDLSRTVGWFTSAHPVRLEVTGADLDAAMAGGRAAGTLVKAVKEQARAVPGDGLGYELLRHLNPETGTVLDAAPAAQIGFNYLGRFAEGAGRTGAWQLAGAAGTGGSAGQDMPAMHVLEGIAVVRDTQEGPELTVTLSWPERLLSADDVELLGHTWVRLLGGLAAHTDDPDAGGHTPSDFHLLDLEQDEIDQFQAIAAKLEGGLSR; from the coding sequence ATGTGGTTCCTGAACCGGCTTGAGGAGACGGTGCCGGGCGCGGCGGCCGCGTACAACTTGCCGTTGGTGCTGCGTATTTCGGGTGACCTGGATGTGGCGGCTCTGGAGGCGGCGCTCGGTGATGTCGCCGACCGGCACGAGAGCCTGCGCACGGTCTTCCCCGACGTCGACGGCGTGCCCTATCAGCGGGTGCTCGACGGCGACGCGGGCCGCCCGCCGCTGACCGTGGTCCGTGCGGCCGATGACCAGGTGGCGGACATGCTCGCCGAGCAGCTGGCGGACGGCTTCGACCTGCGCGGGGACCTGCCGTGGCGCGCCTGGCTCCTGACGGTGGCGCCGGGGGAGTCCGTGCTGTCGCTGGTGGCACACCACGTGGCCGCCGACGGCTGGTCCATGGGAGTCCTCGCGCGGGATCTGGAGGCGGCGTACGCGGCGCGGTGCGAGGGCGGTCACACGTCGTCCTTGGCTCCCCTGTCCGTCCAGTACGCCGACTACGCGCTCTGGCAGCGAGAGGTCCTCGGCGATCCCGACGACCCGGACAGCGTCGTCAGTGGCCAACTCGACTACTGGCGCGACGCGTTGGCGGACGCACCCCAGGAGCTGACCCTCCCGGCCGACCGGGCGCGCCCTGCCCTGCCCTCGTTCCGCGGGCACATGGTGCCGGTCGGTGCCGACGCGGAGACGCATGCGCGCCTTGTGGATGTGGCGGGGCAAGGCCGGGCGACGATGTTCATGGTCGTGCACGCGGCGGTGTGTGTGCTCCTGTCGCGGTTGGGTGCGGGTGAGGACATCGTGCTGGGCACGCCCGCGGCCGGGCGCGGGGACGCGGCCCTTGAGGAGCTGGCCGGGTTCTTCGTCAACACCCTTGTCCTGCGCACCGACTTGGGCGGTGACCCCACCTTCGTAGAACTGGTGGAGCGGGCGCGGGCCGCGGACCTGGCGGCGTACGCGCACCAGGACATCCCCTTCGAGCGCCTCGTCGACGAGCTGAGCTCGTCGCGCTCGCTGTCCCGCAATCCGCTGTTCCAGGTGATGCTGGCGCTGCAGAACGTGCCGGAGGTCGAGTGGGAGCTGCCCGGCGTCTCGGTGCGGCCCGAGCCCCTGCCGCCCGAGCTCGCCGCCCGGTTCGACCTGACCTTGTCCTTCGTCGAGCGGCGCGACGAGCGCGGGACCCCCGCCGGACTCGACGGCGAGATCATGTACGCCACGGACCTCTTCGACGAGGGCACGGCCCGCGCCCTCGCGGAGCGTCTCGCCCATGTGCTCCAGCAGGTCGCCGCCGACCCCGAACTGCGGCTCAGCGAGATCGACGTCCTGACGTCGGCCGAGCGCTCGCAGCTCCTGGGCCACTGGAACGACACGACGACCGCGGAACCGGCCGCCCTCGCGCCCGAGCTGTTCGGCGAGCAGGCGGAGCGGGCGCCGGGCGCGGTGGCGCTGGTGTCCGGTACGGACGAAGCCTTGGTGAGTGGTGAACAGGCCCTGTCATACGGCGAGTTGGCGTCCGACGCAGGACGTCTCGCCCGCCATCTCATCGGTGTCGGCGTCGGCCCCGAACGCCGGGTGGCCGTGGTCGGCGAGCGGTCCGTGGCGCTGGTCGTATCGCTCCTCGCGGTGTCGATGGCGGGCGGCGTGTACGTCCCGGTGGACGCGGGCTACCCGCCGGAGCGGATCGCGTACGTGCTGGGCGATGCCGCCCCGGACGTCGTGCTGTGCACCGAGGCGACGCGGGGCGCGGTGCCCGCCGGGTTCACCGGGCGGATCGTCGTCATGGACGACCCCGCGGTGGCGGACGCGCTCGCGCGGTGTGCCGGGGGCCCGGTCGGGGACGCGGAACGGCTGGCCCCGCTGCGCGCCGACCACGCCGCGTACGTCATCTACACCTCGGGCTCGACCGGGGCACCCAAGGGTGTGACGGTGTCGCACGGCGGCCTGCGCAATCTCGTCGCGGAGAACGTCCAGCGGTACGAGGTCGGCGCGGACAGCAGCGTCCTGCAACTCGTGTCACCCGGCTTCGACGTCTCCATGGCGGACATCTGGCCGACGCTCTGCGCGGGCGGCCGCCTCGTACTGGCGCCCGCACGCCTGGACGTCACCGGCGCGGAACTCGGCGGCCTGATCCGCGAGCGCCGTGTCACACACGCGGCGATACCCCCGGCCTTCCTGTCGCAGATGCTCGCCGAGGAGCTGCCGGAGCTGCGGGTGCTCATCACCGGCGGCGAGGCCATGCCCGTGGAGGTGCGCAGGCGCTGGTCGACGGGGCGCACCATGTTCAACCAGTACGGGGTCACCGAGTCGACGGTCATCTCCACGGTGGGTGTGATCAGCGACATCGACAGCGCCCCTTCGATCGGCCGCCCGATCGCCAACACCCAGGTGTACGTCCTGGACGCGGCCCTGCGGCCGGTGCCGGTGGGTGTGGCAGGTGAGCTGTACGTGGCGGGGGCCGGGCTCGCCCGTGGGTACCTGAGGCGTGCGGGCCTGTCCGCCCAGCGGTTCGTGGCCTGCCCGTTCGGCCCCGGCGAACGCATGTACCGGACCGGTGACGTGGTGCGGTGGACCGGAGGCGGCGAACTCGTCTTCGCCGGACGGGCCGACGAACAGATCAAGATCCATGGCCACCGGATCGAACCCGGCGAGGTCGAGGCCGCCCTCGCGGGCTGCCCCGGAGTGCGCCAGGCGGCGGTCCTCGTCAGGGAGGACCGCCCCGGCGAGCGGCGTCTCATCGGCTACGCGGCCGCCGACGCGGACAGCGTGGACGGGCGGACGGTGCGCGCCCACGCGGCCGGGGTGCTGCCCGAGTACATGGTGCCCGCGGCGGTCGTCGTCCTCGACACGCTGCCGCGTACGGCGAACGGCAAGGTGGACCGGGCCGCCCTGCCCGCGCCCGACTTCGCCGAACGGGTCGCGGGACGCGCGCCGCGCACGGCGGCCGAGGACGTCCTGTGCACCCTCTTCGCCGAGATGCTCGGCCTGGCACGGGTCGGCGCCGACGACAGCTTCTTCGAACTGGGCGGCGACTCGATCAGCTCCATGCAACTGGTGTCGCGGGCGCGGCGGATGGGTCTTGTCGTGACGCCCCGGCAGGTGTTCGAGGAGAAGACCCCGGAACGGCTCGCCGAGGTGGCGGAGGTCGCCGAGGACACGGCCGTCGCGGACGGCGAAGGCGTCGGCGAGGTGCCCTGGACGCCGGTCATGCGGGCGTTCGGCGAGCGGGTCGCCGCCCCCGGATTCACCCAGTGGATGACGGTGCGAGCACCGGCGGGGCTCGGCCTCGACGTCCTGAGTGCAGGTCTTGCCGCCGTTCTCGACGCGCACGACATGCTGCGCGCCAGGACCGTACCCGGGGAGCCGAAGCTGATCGTCGGCGAGCGGGGGTCGGTGGACGCGGCGGGACTCGTGTCGCGAGTGGACGCGGCGGCGGAGGCCGGGTTCCCGGGAGCCGGGGTCGGCGCCGATGCCGCGTTCACCGATGCCGCCCTCGACGAGATCGCCGGACGCGCGGCGCGGGAAGCGGCCGGGAGCCTCGACCCCGAATCCGGCGTGCTGGTGCGCGCGGTGTGGGTCGACGCAGGACCCGGCCGCACCGGCCGGATCGCGCTGGTGGTCCACCACCTGGTGGTCGACGGGGTGTCCTGGCGGATCCTCGTCCCCGACCTGCGGGCGGCCTGCGAGGCGGTGGCGGAGGGGCGCGAGCCCGGCCTCGACCCGGTGGGGACACCGTTCAGGCGCTGGGCGGAACTGCTCGCCGCGGAGGCCACCGCCGAGAGTCGCATCGCGGAGCTCACGGACTGGCTCACGCTGCTCGGACGGCACCAACGCCCGCTGGGGCGCCACCCGTTGGACCGGGCGGTGGACGCGGCGCACACGTTGCGCCGACGCTCCTGGGTGGTGCCCTCACACCAGGCGGCCACCCTGGTGGGACGGACCCCGGCCGCGTTCCACTGCGGCGTGGACGACGTGCTCCTCGCCGCGCTCGCGGGCGCCGTCGCGCACTGGCGCCCCGGGACGGGCACCGGACTCCTGGTCACCGTCGAGGGGCACGGCCGCCAGCCGCTCGGGGACACGGACCTGTCGCGCACGGTCGGCTGGTTCACCAGCGCGCACCCCGTACGCCTGGAGGTGACCGGCGCCGACCTGGACGCCGCTATGGCCGGGGGCAGGGCTGCCGGTACGTTGGTGAAGGCCGTCAAGGAGCAGGCCAGGGCGGTGCCCGGCGACGGGCTCGGCTACGAACTCCTGCGCCACCTCAACCCCGAGACCGGCACCGTCCTGGACGCCGCGCCGGCCGCGCAGATCGGCTTCAACTACCTGGGCCGGTTCGCCGAGGGAGCGGGACGGACCGGCGCCTGGCAGCTGGCCGGTGCGGCGGGCACCGGCGGCTCGGCCGGGCAGGACATGCCCGCGATGCACGTCCTGGAAGGCATCGCGGTCGTCCGGGACACCCAGGAAGGACCCGAACTCACCGTCACACTCAGCTGGCCCGAACGCCTCCTGTCGGCGGACGACGTGGAGCTCCTCGGCCACACCTGGGTGCGTCTGCTCGGTGGCCTCGCCGCACACACCGACGACCCGGACGCGGGCGGTCACACGCCCTCCGACTTCCACCTGCTCGACCTCGAACAGGACGAGATCGACCAATTCCAAGCGATCGCAGCAAAACTAGAGGGAGGCCTGTCCCGGTGA
- a CDS encoding non-ribosomal peptide synthetase: MKSSTAAHGSALTEVWPLSPLQEGLLFHSDFDDRGPDVYAVQFMLAVEGPLDAPRLRTSWERLLDRHAALRASFHRRKTGEAVQLITRNVTLPWREVDLSELAEPDVWDQAEKLAAQERAERLDLAVPPLLRLLLIRLGEHRHRLVVTSHHLLMDGWSMPVLLDELAAVYEAGGDASVLRRAASYGEYLAWLDRQDKEAARAAWRAELAGTDESTLVAPADRGTTPVLPDESIVRLPEESTRALVELGRAHGLTVNTLVQGAWALVLARLAGRTDVVFGATVAGRPTDLPGAESMVGLLINTLPVRVPLDGAQPVTHMLARLQERQSALFAHQHTGLAEIQRLAGPGAVFDTLMVFENYPQPPAAPPTPDRPTFTASAGHQATNYPLTLGILVTDRVTIRVTSRPDLIGRREAAEAGQRLIRVLEQFIADPMAPVAHIDVLTEAERLRVVDRWNDTGRPVAAGSVVEAFEERVGLSPGAVAVVSGERVLSYAELEAAANRLARYLVGLGVGCESRVGLCLPRGVDMVVAELAVWKAGAAFVPLDPEYPVERLGYVIADSGVSVVLGVEGTLVGVPVGAAQTVLLDDETTVREVAGESAAPLGTRAGGDQLAYVIYTSGSTGRPKGVAVAHGGLVNLAEVMRPVLGVEEGVVALQFASFSFDAAVLDVAVTLAGGGTLAIATAEQRSEPGELASMIRQAGVSTASVVPSLLGVLDPGAVAGVGNWVLGAELLTADLVSRWTGRARVWNTYGPTEATVMATAGPVDAGVGPGGGLPSIGRPLGNVRTYVLDGFLQPVPPGVVGELYVAGPGVARGYVGRPDLTAERFVACPFGGVGDRMYRTGDLARWASDGQLFFVGRADEQVKIRGFRVELGEVEAVLAAHPGVRQAAVVVREDRPGDKRLIGYVVADASEEADVDVEAIRAYAATRLPEYMVPATVLVLDALPLTVNGKLDRSALPAPDFAGKAGSREPRTPTEATLCALFAEVLGLDRVGVEDGFFELGGDSISSMQLASRARRAGLVLTPRQVFEEKTPERLAGVAEAAGQQRADDVVGVGEVPWTPVMRVLGERAARPGFAQWVTVGAPAGLGLDVLSAGLAAVLDTHDMLRARVIPGESKLIVGERGSVDAAHLVTRVDAATEGDVGATAARAAQDAVARLDPASGVMMQAVWADAGPGRAGQLVIAAHHLVVDGVSWRVLVPDLQAACEAVADGRVPELDPVGVSFRRWSELLSAEAGGERRIAELAGWLQLLGETRPRLGRREVDKDVDTVRILRHRTWQLPRGQVETLLGRTTAAFHCGVDDVLLAALGGAVAHWRPDVADRVLVDVEGHGREPIGDVDLSRTVGWFASTHPVRLDVTGVDLPEVLSGGPAAGALVKAVKEQVRAIPGDGLGYELLRHLNPDTGRVLAAAPAPEIGFTYMGRFATGPHTATHTGPWQLTGDTAIGGSADPDTPLLHLLDAGAMVRDTPAGPELEITLSWPAALVDEARAELLGRTWLEMLGGLADHTTDPGAGGRTPSDFPLLDLAQDEVDEFETGFAGDHF; the protein is encoded by the coding sequence GTGAAGTCCTCAACCGCCGCCCACGGCTCGGCCCTGACCGAAGTGTGGCCGCTGTCGCCGCTGCAGGAAGGACTGCTGTTCCACTCCGACTTCGACGACCGGGGCCCCGACGTCTACGCCGTCCAGTTCATGCTGGCCGTGGAAGGCCCCCTGGACGCACCCCGGTTGCGTACGTCCTGGGAGCGACTGCTCGACAGGCACGCGGCGTTGCGGGCGAGCTTCCACCGCAGGAAGACCGGCGAGGCCGTGCAGCTCATCACGCGGAACGTGACCCTACCCTGGCGCGAGGTCGATCTGTCGGAGCTCGCCGAGCCCGACGTCTGGGACCAAGCGGAGAAGCTGGCCGCGCAGGAGCGCGCCGAGCGCCTCGACCTCGCGGTCCCGCCGCTGCTGCGCCTGCTGCTCATCCGCCTCGGCGAGCACCGGCACCGCCTCGTCGTGACGTCCCATCACCTCCTGATGGACGGCTGGTCGATGCCGGTGCTCCTCGACGAACTCGCGGCCGTGTACGAAGCGGGCGGCGACGCCTCCGTGCTGCGGCGCGCGGCGTCGTACGGCGAGTACCTCGCGTGGCTCGACCGGCAGGACAAGGAGGCGGCACGGGCCGCGTGGCGTGCCGAGCTGGCCGGGACCGACGAATCGACGCTCGTGGCACCGGCGGACCGGGGCACGACCCCCGTCCTGCCCGACGAGAGCATCGTGCGGCTCCCCGAGGAATCCACCCGCGCCCTGGTCGAGCTGGGCCGCGCGCACGGCCTGACGGTGAACACGCTGGTGCAGGGCGCGTGGGCGCTGGTTCTCGCGCGCCTCGCGGGCCGTACGGACGTGGTGTTCGGCGCCACCGTCGCGGGCCGGCCCACCGACCTGCCCGGCGCCGAGTCGATGGTCGGCCTGCTCATCAACACCTTGCCGGTGCGGGTGCCGCTCGACGGCGCGCAGCCCGTGACCCACATGCTCGCGCGGCTACAGGAACGCCAGTCCGCCCTCTTCGCCCACCAGCACACGGGCCTCGCGGAGATCCAGCGGCTCGCGGGCCCCGGCGCCGTCTTCGACACGCTCATGGTGTTCGAGAACTACCCCCAGCCGCCCGCGGCACCGCCCACACCCGACCGCCCCACCTTCACCGCCTCGGCGGGCCACCAGGCCACCAACTACCCGCTGACCCTCGGCATCCTCGTCACCGACCGCGTCACGATCCGCGTCACCTCCCGCCCCGACCTCATCGGCCGCCGCGAGGCCGCCGAAGCGGGGCAGCGCCTCATCCGCGTCCTGGAACAATTCATCGCCGACCCGATGGCACCGGTCGCCCACATCGACGTCCTCACCGAGGCCGAGCGCCTGCGGGTGGTGGACCGCTGGAACGACACGGGGCGTCCGGTGGCGGCTGGTTCGGTGGTGGAGGCGTTCGAGGAGCGGGTGGGGTTGTCGCCGGGTGCGGTGGCGGTGGTATCGGGTGAACGGGTGCTGTCGTACGCCGAGTTGGAGGCGGCGGCGAATCGTCTGGCGCGGTATCTGGTCGGTCTGGGTGTGGGGTGTGAGTCGCGGGTGGGTCTGTGTTTGCCGCGTGGGGTGGACATGGTGGTGGCGGAGCTCGCGGTGTGGAAGGCGGGGGCTGCGTTTGTGCCGTTGGATCCGGAGTATCCGGTGGAGCGGCTGGGTTATGTGATCGCTGACAGTGGTGTTTCGGTGGTGCTGGGGGTCGAGGGGACGCTGGTCGGGGTGCCGGTGGGGGCGGCGCAGACCGTGCTGCTCGACGACGAGACGACCGTGCGGGAGGTGGCGGGGGAGTCCGCCGCCCCGTTGGGTACGCGGGCGGGTGGCGATCAACTCGCCTATGTCATCTACACCTCCGGGTCGACCGGGCGCCCGAAGGGCGTGGCGGTGGCGCACGGTGGTCTGGTGAATCTGGCGGAGGTGATGCGGCCGGTTCTCGGGGTGGAGGAGGGCGTGGTCGCGTTGCAGTTCGCGTCGTTCAGCTTCGATGCGGCGGTGCTGGATGTGGCGGTGACGCTTGCGGGCGGCGGCACGCTGGCGATCGCCACCGCCGAACAGCGTTCTGAGCCTGGCGAGTTGGCGTCCATGATCCGTCAGGCCGGGGTGAGTACGGCGAGTGTGGTGCCGTCGCTGTTGGGCGTGCTGGATCCGGGGGCGGTCGCGGGGGTGGGGAACTGGGTGCTCGGTGCGGAGCTGCTCACCGCTGATCTGGTGAGTCGGTGGACTGGTCGGGCGCGGGTGTGGAACACGTATGGGCCGACCGAGGCGACGGTGATGGCTACGGCGGGGCCGGTGGATGCGGGGGTCGGGCCGGGGGGTGGCTTGCCGTCGATTGGGCGTCCGTTGGGCAACGTACGGACGTATGTGCTGGATGGGTTTTTGCAGCCGGTTCCGCCGGGTGTGGTGGGTGAGTTGTATGTGGCGGGTCCGGGGGTGGCTCGGGGGTATGTGGGTCGGCCGGATCTGACGGCGGAGCGTTTTGTGGCGTGTCCGTTCGGTGGTGTGGGCGACCGGATGTATCGGACCGGTGACCTGGCGCGGTGGGCTTCCGATGGGCAGCTCTTCTTCGTGGGGCGTGCGGATGAGCAGGTGAAGATCCGTGGGTTCCGGGTGGAGCTGGGTGAGGTGGAGGCGGTGCTGGCCGCGCATCCCGGTGTGCGTCAGGCGGCCGTGGTCGTGCGCGAGGACCGGCCCGGCGACAAGCGGCTGATCGGCTATGTGGTCGCGGACGCCTCCGAAGAGGCAGATGTAGACGTTGAGGCGATTCGTGCGTACGCGGCCACGCGCCTGCCCGAGTACATGGTCCCGGCGACGGTCCTGGTCCTGGACGCGCTGCCGCTGACCGTGAACGGCAAGCTCGACCGATCCGCGCTGCCCGCCCCCGACTTCGCGGGGAAGGCCGGTTCTCGCGAGCCCCGCACGCCCACCGAGGCGACGCTGTGCGCGTTGTTCGCGGAAGTTCTCGGGCTCGACCGGGTCGGTGTCGAGGACGGTTTCTTCGAGTTGGGCGGTGACTCGATCAGCTCGATGCAGCTCGCCTCGCGGGCGCGTAGGGCGGGGTTGGTCCTCACTCCGCGTCAGGTCTTCGAGGAGAAGACACCGGAACGGCTGGCGGGTGTTGCGGAGGCCGCGGGTCAGCAGCGCGCGGACGACGTGGTGGGTGTGGGTGAGGTGCCGTGGACGCCGGTGATGCGAGTGCTGGGGGAGCGGGCTGCTCGTCCGGGGTTCGCGCAGTGGGTGACGGTCGGTGCCCCGGCCGGTCTCGGCCTCGACGTGCTGAGCGCCGGGCTTGCCGCTGTCCTCGACACGCACGACATGTTGCGGGCGAGGGTGATCCCCGGTGAGTCGAAGCTGATCGTCGGTGAGCGCGGCTCAGTGGATGCCGCCCACCTGGTGACCCGCGTCGACGCGGCTACCGAAGGGGATGTAGGCGCGACCGCCGCGCGGGCGGCCCAGGACGCCGTCGCGCGGCTCGACCCGGCCTCCGGCGTGATGATGCAGGCGGTCTGGGCGGACGCAGGCCCCGGCCGTGCCGGTCAACTGGTCATCGCCGCGCACCACTTGGTAGTTGACGGCGTCTCCTGGCGCGTCCTCGTACCGGACCTGCAAGCGGCCTGCGAGGCGGTCGCCGACGGGCGCGTGCCCGAACTCGATCCGGTCGGCGTGTCGTTCCGGCGCTGGTCCGAGCTCCTCTCCGCCGAGGCGGGAGGGGAACGGCGGATCGCGGAGCTCGCGGGCTGGCTCCAGTTGCTCGGCGAGACGCGGCCGCGCCTGGGACGGCGGGAGGTCGACAAGGACGTCGACACCGTACGCATCCTGCGCCACCGAACCTGGCAGCTCCCGCGGGGACAGGTCGAGACGCTGCTCGGCCGGACGACCGCGGCGTTCCACTGCGGGGTGGACGACGTGTTGCTCGCCGCTCTGGGCGGCGCCGTGGCGCACTGGCGTCCTGACGTTGCCGACAGGGTTCTCGTGGATGTGGAGGGGCACGGGCGCGAGCCGATCGGGGACGTCGATCTGTCGCGCACGGTCGGCTGGTTCGCCAGCACGCATCCGGTACGGCTCGACGTGACCGGCGTCGACCTGCCGGAGGTGCTCTCCGGTGGTCCGGCCGCCGGTGCGCTGGTCAAGGCGGTCAAGGAGCAGGTGCGCGCCATACCCGGCGACGGGCTCGGCTACGAGCTCCTGCGGCACCTCAACCCCGATACGGGACGGGTCCTCGCGGCCGCGCCCGCCCCGGAGATCGGCTTCACCTACATGGGCCGGTTCGCCACAGGACCGCACACCGCGACACACACCGGCCCTTGGCAGTTGACCGGCGACACCGCGATCGGCGGCTCCGCGGACCCGGACACACCTCTGCTCCATCTCCTCGACGCGGGTGCGATGGTGCGGGACACCCCGGCGGGCCCCGAACTGGAGATCACCCTGAGCTGGCCCGCCGCCCTCGTCGATGAGGCGCGGGCCGAGCTGCTCGGGCGTACCTGGCTGGAGATGCTCGGCGGCCTCGCCGACCACACCACCGACCCCGGCGCGGGCGGGCGGACGCCCTCCGACTTCCCCCTGCTCGACCTCGCACAGGACGAAGTCGACGAATTCGAGACCGGTTTCGCCGGAGACCACTTCTGA